TCTGGATGTGGGCACGCGCGCCGGGGTGCTGGACCTGCTGGGCGAATGGACGCGCGGCGGCACGCACCTGCTGGTCATCGCCCACCGCGAGGAAGACGCGCCGCCGGGACTGACGCACCACCTGGAGCTGGACGGGGGAAAGGTCACGCAACCTCTTCCCAGCACTTAAGACAAGCTTTATTTTTTCGCTCCAACATCCAGACGAGTACACTGAGGCGTATCACTGACTGAGGTCACTCTTATGCTGCCCAGGTTATTTGCCCGTATCCTCGTTGGTTGTGCCGCCCTGAATCTGGGCCTCTCGCTGGCCGCGCCCGCCGCCGTCTACCCATTTCGTCACAATCTGCCCTTGAGCCTTGAGCCTCAGGCCGCCGGTCAGCTGACGGTGCAGACGCTGGATTCCGGGCGCACCGAATCACTGCTGAGTCTCAGCGGCCTGACGCCCCAGACCGCCTACGCCGCTCATTACCACGCGCTGGGCGCTCAGCCAGGGGCTTCGGTGTGCGACTCCGATGGTCCGGTGACGCTGGGGTTCCCTGCATTCAAGTCCGACGCGCAGGGGCGGGCCAGCGTCAAGCTGAGCGCCGCGCCAGGCGTGCTGGCTGGCAACGCGGGCGCGTATGTGAATGTCCACCTGGCGAGCGACCTGGCCAGCGTGCCGCTGTGCGCCGCCGTGCTGAAGGTCGCCGTGCCGAATGTTAAAGCCGCGCCCGCGCCGGTCAGCGTGCAGAAGGTCAGCATCATCGACAATGCCTTTCGCCCCTCTACCCTCAGTATCAAGGTGGGCGACACCGTGACCTGGACACACGACGGCCAGATCACCCACAACGTCAAATCCACCACCGCCGCCGGTCCCCAGTCCGGAGACCTGCACCACGGCGATACCTACAGTTTCACCTTCAAACAGGCTGGGGTGTATTCGTTTTACTGCTCGTATCATGAAGGCATGAGCGGGACCATCACTGTGACCAACCGCTGAGAGCGGACGTCAAATGCAGCAAATTCGAAGCAAGACGAGGAGATCATCATGAAAGGAAGCAATATTGTTCTGGGAATGGCGGCCATGTCGCTGCTGGGGTCGTGCGCCATGATGATGGCCAAGCCCACCACTTACACCTTCAAGCACAACGCAGTAGAGGCAGATCCGTCGGCGATGGGCACGGCGGCAGTGGTGGCCGACGGCATGGGCATGAGCAAAACCACCCTGACCCTCAGCGGTCTGACGCCCGGTAAAGCCTACATTGCCCACTACCACGCCTTCGGCCCGGATTCGAGCACTGATCCGTGCGCGTCCAACGGCCCCGTTTCTGTCGGGTTTCCCAATTTCACCGCTGACGCCACCGGGAGTGCCAAGGTCATGCTGAGCACTGACGTGAGCAAGATCGCCGGTGATCTGGGTGCCTACATCAACGTCCACTATGCCAGTGACCCCAGCGTCGTGCCGCTGTGTGCGCCAGTGAAGATGGCCAAGGGCTGAGCACCCGCCAACGTGAAAGGTGGCCTCCCCAGCTTGTGGGAGGCCACCTTTCACGTTGGGTCTGGTTTAGCGGCGAATGATCTGCACGTCGAACTTGCCGCCGCGCACGGTGATGATCAGCTGGGCATTGTCATCACCCTGAAAGCGGGCGTTGACGGTGTTGCCACGGTCGTCGCGGTTGACCAGCTTGTAGCCCCGGCGTTGCAGCTCGTTGGCGTAGCTGATGTAGACCTGGGCCACGGTCTGCTGGCTCTCGAACTGTGAGCGCCACTGCTGCTGGTTGTTCCAGGTGGGCAGCGTCGTCACCGGCGAGTTGTCGTAAACGGGGGCCGAGCCATTCGAGCCGTAAGCCACGTTGTAGAAGGCCACATCGGTGATCCAGCTGTTTTGCGGAATCGGATTCTGAACCGGGTTGACCACGATGCTCAGCGCCTGGGCGAGCTGCTGCTGACCCTGCACATTGCTCACCGCGAAGTTGCTCTGGCTGTTGGTGAAGCCCGCAATCGAGGAGGTGTTCAGCGGGGTCAGGCTGGCCAGCGCCAGTACCTTGTTGAGGCCGTAGGGGGCGGCGATGTCGAAGGTGAACTGATCGCCCGCCGCCGGGAACACCTTGACGGTGTTGGCCCTGACGTAGTTCGCGCCGCCCGCATAGCGGTTGGGCAAGATCATGTCGACCTGACCGTTGGGGTCCACGTTGAAGAGGTAGACGTAGGCGTCACGGCTGACGCGGGTGTAGAGGCGGATCTTGTCGCCGGGCACGTAGTTGGGCGTCTGCGAACCGGAGCTGTCGCGGTCGGTCCAGACCTGCACCCCGAGCGAGGCCTGCACCGGGTTGACGATAATGCTCTGGGCACTGATCTTGGGCGTGGCGTGGGCGGGCGCGCTCAGGAGGCCGAGCGAGAGGCCGATGGCAGCGGCGGAGAGCAGGGTCTTTTTCATGTCCACAGTGTGACCCGGCGCACTGACGCCGAACTGACGCTGCGCCCCAAGGGATCGCGGGAAAACTCTCATGGGAGCGTCAGTTCGCCTGCGACCCTGCACAATCCGCCGCCCCTTCCTTTGCGCTCGCTCGCACGGCGTTAGCATGGGCAGGTGACCCGCCGCACGCCCGACGCTTCCAACCCAAGCAGCAACACCCAGACCCTGGAGCGCACCCAGATTCAGCGACCGCGCCTCTACAGGGTGCTGCTGCTCAACGACGATTACACGCCGATGGAATTCGTGGTGATGGTGCTCAGCCGCTATTTTCGCAAGTCAGCCCATGATGCCGAGACGATCATGCTGGCCGTTCACCGCAAGGGGCAGGGCGTGGCCGGGGTATATACCCGCGAGGTGGCCGAAACCAAAGTCGCGCAGGTGACGCAGCATGCCCGCAGCGAGGGCTATCCCCTGCGGGTGGTGGCCGAACCGGAGCCGAGCACGTGACCATCCCAATCAGACCGTCTACGAGGGCACAGCCATGATCGCCGAACAATTCAGAGACACCGTCCAGCGCGCCGCCGACCTCGCCGGAGAGCGCGGCCACGAGTACGTGACGCTCGAACACCTGCTCTACGCCCTGACCGACGACCCCGACGCCCGGCCTGCCCTGACCGCCAGCGGCACCGACCTGGGCCGCCTGAAGCGCGATCTGGACGGCGTGCTGGAGACTTTCGAGACGGTGGACGAACCCCCGGAACTGACTTTCAGCGTGCAGGAAGTGGTGCAGGACGCCCTGCTCCAGCGCCACGCCAGCGGCAAGGGCAGCGAGGCCGTGACCGGCGATCTGGTACTGATCGAACTGATGGAGCAGCCCGACAGCTTCGCCCGCGCCGCGCTGGAGGCCCAGGGCGTGACCCGGCTGGCACTGCTGGAGTATGTGAGTCACGGCGGCAACGGTGAAAAGGAAGTCGCGGGCATCGAGGGCACGGCTCCCGAAGCAGAGGCCGCACCCGACCCGCTGGCCGCCTACACTGCCGACCTGACCCAGCAGGCTGAGGACGGCGAACTTGACCCGGTGATTGGCCGCCAGGACGAACTGACCCGGATGCTGCATATCCTGGCCCGCCGCACCAAGAACAACCCGGTGCTGGTGGGCGAGCCGGGCGTGGGCAAAACCGCTTTGGCCGAGGCGCTGGCGCAGCATGTTATCGGCAATGAGGTTCCCGGCTTCCTGAAAGGGGCACGTATCTACGCGCTGGACATGGGAGCCTTGATCGCCGGAACCCGCTACCGGGGCGACTTCGAGCAGCGCCTCAAGGCCGTGCTGAAGGCCCTGGACAGCCAGAACTGCGTGCTGTTTATCGACGAACTGCATACCCTGGTCGGGGCCGGAGCCACCGAAGGCGGCAGCATGGACGCGGCCAACCTGCTGAAACCGGCACTGGCACGCGGTGGGCTGCGGGTACTGGGTGCGACCACGCCGCAGGAGTTGCGCCTCCTCGAAAAAGACCGGGCGCTGTGGCGGCGTTTCGGCGTGGTGGATGTGCCGGAGCCGAGCGAGGAAGATGCGCTGGCGATTCTGCGCGGGCTGCAAAGTCGTTACGCCGACCACCACCACGTCAGCTACACCGACGCCGCGCTGGACGCCGCCGTGAAGCTCTCGGCCCGCTATATCCGCGACCGCTTTTTGCCGGACAAGGCCATTGATGTCATTGACGAGGCGGGAGCGGCGAGGTCAGTGCGCGGCGAGGGCGGCGAGATCAGCAGGGCCGACATCGAGGCGACGGTGGCGCGCATTGCCCGCGTGCCAGTGGGGCAGGTCAAGGCCGAGGAAGTGCAGTCGCTGGCCACACTGGAGGCCGACCTGGGCCAGCGTGTCTACGGCCAGGACGCCGCCGTCAAGGCCCTATCGAGCGCCGTCAAGCTGGCCCGCGCTGGCCTGCGCGACCCGCGCAAACCGCAGGGAGCCTTTCTGTTCGCCGGGCCGACAGGTGTGGGCAAGACCGAACTGGCCCGCGCCCTCTCTGAGCGGCTGGGCGTGGAACTGCTCAGGTTCGACATGAGCGAGTACCAGGAAGCACATACGGTGGCCCGCTTGATCGGTGCGCCCCCCGGCTACGTGGGTTTTGATCAGGGCGGCCTGCTGACCGACGCGATTGCCCGGCAGCCCAACGCGGTGCTGCTGCTCGACGAGATCGAGAAGGCCCATCCCGACGTCTATAACCTGTTCTTGCAACTGCTCGACCACGGCACGCTGACCGACCATGCGGGCAAGAAGATCGATGGACGTGGCCTGATGGTGCTGTTTACCACCAACGCCGGGGCCGCCGACGCCTCGCGGCCCGGCCTGGGCTTCAGCAAGGTCAGCCGTCAGGGCGAGATGCTCGAAGCGGTCAAGCGGATGTTCGCGCCCGAGTTCCGCAACCGGCTGGACGCGGTGATCGCCTTTTCTCCACTTTCCGAAACCGTGATGGCGCAGGTGGTCGACAAGTTCCTGAAGGAGCTGGACGCCCAGCTCAGCGGGCGCAACGTGACGCTCACGGTGACGCCCGCCGCCCGCGCCCTGATCGCCAAACTCGGCTACGACCCTTCGATGGGCGCGCGTCCGCTGGCCCGCGTCATCGAGGAAAAGCTCAAGCGCCCGCTGGCCGACGAACTGCTGTTCGGGCGGCTCAGCAGCGGCGGCAAGGCGACGGTGGGCGTCAAAGACGGAGAGCTGGAGGTGCGCTGAGGGCGACCCATCCGGCTCCCCGCCGCACGCCCTAACACCCGTTAGGCTATACTCCCCGTATCCACAACCCAGCGGTGGGCGCACCCTTCCCAGCCGCCCTGACCCCAAGGAGATTCATGAAGCGTACCCTGCTCTTTTCCCTGACCGCCCTGCTGCTCTCGTCGGCCAGCGCCGAAGTCCGAATCGGCGTGGTCATCAGCGCCACCGGCCCCGCCGCCAGCCTGGGCATTCCCGAAAAAAATACGGTGGCCCTGCTGCCCAAGAAAATCGCTGGGCAAGACATCACCTACATCATCCTCGACGACGCGTCCGACACCACCACCGCCGTCACCGACACCCGCAAGCTGATTCAGGACAACAAGGTGGACCTGATTCTGGGCACCACCACCACGCCCGCCAGCCTGGCCATGATCGACGTGGTGGTGCAGGCCAAGGTGCCGATGATCAGCCTGGCCGCTTCCGAGAGCATCATCAAACCGGTGGACGACAAGAAGCGCTGGGTCTTCAAGACGCCGCAGACCGACGCCATCATGGCCGCTGCCATCGTGGACCACATGGCCAAGAACGGCGTCAAGACGGTGGGCTACATCGGCTTCAACGACGCTTATGGCGAGGGCTGGTTTGCCGAGTTGCAGAAGAACGCCGCCGCCAAGGGCATCAAGATCGTCGGCTCCGAGCGCTACAACCGCACCGACACCAGCGTGACGGCCCAGGCCCTCAAGGTGGCTGCCGCCAAACCCGACGCCGTGCTGATCGGCGCGTCGGGTGTGCCGGGGGTGCTGCCGCAAAAGGCGCTGCGTGACCGGGGCTATGCGGGCAAGATCTACCAGACGCACGGCGTCGCCAATCCCGACTTTCTGCGCGTTGGCGGCAAGGACGTGGAGGGCGCGATTTTGCCCGCTGGCCCGATTCTGGTGGCCGACCAGCTCCCCGACACCAACCCCGACAAGAAAGTCGGCCTGAGTTATACCAATCAGTACGAATCCCTGTACGGCAAGGACTCGGTCAGCACCTTCGGGGGGCATATGTACGACGCCGGACTGATCTTGCAAAAAGCCATTCCCAAGGCGCTCAAGGTCGCCAAACCCGGCACGCCGGAATTCCGTGAGGCGCTTCGCACGGCCATCGAGGGCACCCGCAACGTCATCGGCGTACACGGCATCTTCAACATGTCGGCCACCGACCACCTGGGCCTCGACGCCCGCTCCCGCGTGATGGTTGTCGTGCAGGACGGAACCTGGAAGCTGCTGAAGTAAGTCAACGGTTCAAAAGAGGCGGCTTGCGGGCCGCCCTTTTTTTGAGTCTGGATCAACGCTTTGCTCACCACCCCATTACCTGGAGGCCACCTACCTTGGACTTAGCCCAGATGTTTGACCCCGCCATCTTTCCCGTGCTGGCCGCTGACGGCCTGACCAACGGCGCGGTCTACGCGCTGCTCAGCCTCGCTCTGGTGCTGGTCTTCGCCGTCACGCGGGTCATCTTCGTGGCGCAGGGCGAGTTCGTCTCGTTTGGAGCGCTCACCCTCGCCAGCCTGCAACTCGGCAGGGTGCCGGGCACGCTGTGGCTGGTGCTGGCGCTGCTGGCGATGAGCGCGGTGGTGGAGGGTATTTCGCAGGTGAGGCAGGGGCAGGGCCGCCGGGCCGGGCTGGTGCTGCTGTCGGCGGTGGCGGTGGGCACAGGGCTGTGGGCGCTGCTGACCTGGCTGGCTCCGCTCAAGCTGGCGCTGCCGCTGCAAGTTCTGCTCACCCTGCTGCTGGTCGTGCCGCTGGGGCCGCTGTCCTACCGACTGGCCTTCATGCCGCTGCGGGAAGCCAGCACGCTC
This portion of the Deinococcus rubellus genome encodes:
- a CDS encoding cupredoxin domain-containing protein; translation: MLPRLFARILVGCAALNLGLSLAAPAAVYPFRHNLPLSLEPQAAGQLTVQTLDSGRTESLLSLSGLTPQTAYAAHYHALGAQPGASVCDSDGPVTLGFPAFKSDAQGRASVKLSAAPGVLAGNAGAYVNVHLASDLASVPLCAAVLKVAVPNVKAAPAPVSVQKVSIIDNAFRPSTLSIKVGDTVTWTHDGQITHNVKSTTAAGPQSGDLHHGDTYSFTFKQAGVYSFYCSYHEGMSGTITVTNR
- a CDS encoding CHRD domain-containing protein, yielding MKGSNIVLGMAAMSLLGSCAMMMAKPTTYTFKHNAVEADPSAMGTAAVVADGMGMSKTTLTLSGLTPGKAYIAHYHAFGPDSSTDPCASNGPVSVGFPNFTADATGSAKVMLSTDVSKIAGDLGAYINVHYASDPSVVPLCAPVKMAKG
- a CDS encoding DUF4384 domain-containing protein — its product is MKKTLLSAAAIGLSLGLLSAPAHATPKISAQSIIVNPVQASLGVQVWTDRDSSGSQTPNYVPGDKIRLYTRVSRDAYVYLFNVDPNGQVDMILPNRYAGGANYVRANTVKVFPAAGDQFTFDIAAPYGLNKVLALASLTPLNTSSIAGFTNSQSNFAVSNVQGQQQLAQALSIVVNPVQNPIPQNSWITDVAFYNVAYGSNGSAPVYDNSPVTTLPTWNNQQQWRSQFESQQTVAQVYISYANELQRRGYKLVNRDDRGNTVNARFQGDDNAQLIITVRGGKFDVQIIRR
- the clpS gene encoding ATP-dependent Clp protease adapter ClpS, with protein sequence MTRRTPDASNPSSNTQTLERTQIQRPRLYRVLLLNDDYTPMEFVVMVLSRYFRKSAHDAETIMLAVHRKGQGVAGVYTREVAETKVAQVTQHARSEGYPLRVVAEPEPST
- a CDS encoding ATP-dependent Clp protease ATP-binding subunit, which translates into the protein MIAEQFRDTVQRAADLAGERGHEYVTLEHLLYALTDDPDARPALTASGTDLGRLKRDLDGVLETFETVDEPPELTFSVQEVVQDALLQRHASGKGSEAVTGDLVLIELMEQPDSFARAALEAQGVTRLALLEYVSHGGNGEKEVAGIEGTAPEAEAAPDPLAAYTADLTQQAEDGELDPVIGRQDELTRMLHILARRTKNNPVLVGEPGVGKTALAEALAQHVIGNEVPGFLKGARIYALDMGALIAGTRYRGDFEQRLKAVLKALDSQNCVLFIDELHTLVGAGATEGGSMDAANLLKPALARGGLRVLGATTPQELRLLEKDRALWRRFGVVDVPEPSEEDALAILRGLQSRYADHHHVSYTDAALDAAVKLSARYIRDRFLPDKAIDVIDEAGAARSVRGEGGEISRADIEATVARIARVPVGQVKAEEVQSLATLEADLGQRVYGQDAAVKALSSAVKLARAGLRDPRKPQGAFLFAGPTGVGKTELARALSERLGVELLRFDMSEYQEAHTVARLIGAPPGYVGFDQGGLLTDAIARQPNAVLLLDEIEKAHPDVYNLFLQLLDHGTLTDHAGKKIDGRGLMVLFTTNAGAADASRPGLGFSKVSRQGEMLEAVKRMFAPEFRNRLDAVIAFSPLSETVMAQVVDKFLKELDAQLSGRNVTLTVTPAARALIAKLGYDPSMGARPLARVIEEKLKRPLADELLFGRLSSGGKATVGVKDGELEVR
- a CDS encoding ABC transporter substrate-binding protein yields the protein MKRTLLFSLTALLLSSASAEVRIGVVISATGPAASLGIPEKNTVALLPKKIAGQDITYIILDDASDTTTAVTDTRKLIQDNKVDLILGTTTTPASLAMIDVVVQAKVPMISLAASESIIKPVDDKKRWVFKTPQTDAIMAAAIVDHMAKNGVKTVGYIGFNDAYGEGWFAELQKNAAAKGIKIVGSERYNRTDTSVTAQALKVAAAKPDAVLIGASGVPGVLPQKALRDRGYAGKIYQTHGVANPDFLRVGGKDVEGAILPAGPILVADQLPDTNPDKKVGLSYTNQYESLYGKDSVSTFGGHMYDAGLILQKAIPKALKVAKPGTPEFREALRTAIEGTRNVIGVHGIFNMSATDHLGLDARSRVMVVVQDGTWKLLK